DNA from Homo sapiens chromosome 1, GRCh38.p14 Primary Assembly:
ACACGTGCCAGCACTGTTCATACAAACAGGAGAGGAGATGGGCTCCACCCCTAAGCACAAAGTGTTGAAAGGAAGACGAGACACATAAACCTGTGACGTGGGTATTGACAAGAGCTGTGAGAGCTCAAGGACCAGAGGCAATTAGGAAAaactttaaagaagaaatgatattCATGGTGGGTTTTGAGAAATTTGTAGGAGTTTACCAGAAAGTGAGTAGGAGGAAGggaatttcaggaaaaaattacAGCCTAGGCAAAGGCCAGAGGTGTGCTTTTGAAGAGGAGTAAGTTACCTGCATGTAGAATGTTCAGAacataaaggaatggaaaaagattttCTAGAAGACAGTGGGGAACCATCAGATATTTTTCAGCATGCAAGCGACGTGACCAGAGCTGTGTtcatcttgttaaaaaaaaacaaaaacaaaaacaaaaaaccacttcaGCTAGATTAAATGTaaaagtttaattgagcaatgaacaattcgcTAATCAGGCAGAACAATTCGCTAATCAGGCAGAACAATTCGCGAATCGGGCAGCCTTCCGAGCCAGAGTAGGttcagagactccagtgcagtCATGTgatggaagaagatttatggacagaaaaaggaaagtgacttaCGGAAGATGGAAGTGAGgtgcagaaacagctggattggtcacagcttggtgtttgccttatttgaagtTGGTTCGAGCAGTTGAccacatttgattggccaaaactcagtgattggcacaagggtaggctacagtctgtttacacctccACTTCTTACAGTTCatgatgtacagagaaacctttaggccaaacttaaaatatctaaggaggcagctttaggctaaacttgatttaataaTCTCAACATACCTTCTTTTAGAAAATTTCATAATTCTTCCTAGTTAGAACTCACCAAACTGCTCAGAGCCCTCCCATGAGGTGCTGGTTTCTAGCCTAGGAGAAGCGCCCAGGCTCCAGCAGATTGTGGTAGGGCTGTTGTGATTGACATTTGCGAATACCAGAGGAGGCCAGCCAGCATGCCTTCCAGGCATAAGTCACCCTTATGCCCATTTCTGGAGCattcttgaaaaattatttttcaaaaactcacCCAAGAGATGGGAATTAACACAAGTCCTTTCCCAGTGGAACTATGattgttttcttctccttttctattCTCCAGATTTCTACTAGGCACAGTACAGGCCCCcatttccttatccacaataccaaaatccaaatagccatgaaaaacaaaaattggtttggtttggttttgatcCTCCAGAACTCACTTGGAAGCAAAATGACCTGCACAGATGTGAGGCTATTTATAGTCTTTATTGATTCACTTGGTGTGAATATTCATATTTTGCTGCAGAAATACTAACGTGTTTGATTACAGGGTGCTGCCCCAGACCCTGCTGGGGGTGATATGTAATTAAGTAGCATATGCATCACATTacctttctaaaattaaattagaaacaaaagcTTGTATTCCAAAACCAGTCAGCCCCCAGGGCTTTTAGATAAGGAACCGTGGGCCTGTATTACATTTGTAAAGAAGGTAACATTTCATCTTACTTTAAAAACCAGACATCCGCCTATGCAAGGGGGTGGGCCCCCAGCAGTACAGGACAGCCCTGCCCTGTTTCTCTGGTCACCTGGCTCTCCCATGCTCCGCTGTGGCTATTTTAAACCCTTCCAATCCTTCACACCCTCTGACCTTCCTTCCGGCATACTCATCCCCAGCAGATGATTTTGCCTCCTGCTTTACAGGGAAAACAGAAGCTGCCAAGAAACTCCCTCAGATGACAGAGACAGAAACCGACCATAAAACCTGCCTGCAGCTGCCCCatcctgtcctccctccctcctctctcaaaTGAGCAGCCCAAGGGTGGTCCTATGGAGGACAGCTTCCCACCCCATCCCGATCCCTACCCTCCAGCTTTTCAAGACACtccattgaaaacaaaaacaaaaaagaaatcaagacaacatataaaaatgcaaCCCTTTGTTGATTTCATAGCCTTCTCCGGATACTGCCCTTCTCCTGATCCGAGGCTTGCTTCTCCGAGGACCTGCTTACCCACATTGCCTCCATTtcctcccctctgcctctctcttttcttcacttcCCCTGGCTTCTTGCCAGGGAGCAACTCCGAGGAAGCCTCTGAAGCCCCCTGTGGCCTCCTGCGTGGACTCCCTCAGGGTCTTTCACTGGCAGCACTGACCCTTCCTCCTCCAGGCTCTGGGTTTTCCTCTTGCCtctgctgcttctccttctctgactccCTTTCAGGAGACTCTCCCTCTTCCCTGCATTCAGTGTTGGAGATAGGAGCAGGCTTTTGCTTCTTATCCCTCTGTAACTACAGCCACAGCCTCAGCTCCTGCCAGCACACCTGCTACTCAGAAAGTCTATCTCCAGCTTGTCTCTCTCTGGCTCCAGGCTCATCTGTCCAGCGGACCACTTGGCATTTCATTTTAGATGTCTTAAAGACACATTCAGCTCAACCTTTGTAGAACTAATGTCCTGATCCTCCCTGCCCAACACCATCAACCTGTTCCTCTCCCACTGTCCCCATCTCCACCTGCTCAGGTATGCAGGCCAGAGACATGGCCCTCACCTCGGCCTCTCCCTCTCCAGCATCTCCCATCTCCAGTCCATCCCGAAGGTCTCCTTGGTTTGTCCTGCGAAGATCTCTCCATTGGCACCACCCAGCCCCTTAGCAAAGCCACTGTCCCCTCCAGCCTGGACCCCAGAAGCCGCTTCCTCGAAGGTCTGCTGAATCCActtatttcttttggaaatgcACATGATTGTGTCCCCACTTCTTTAAACCCCTCGGTGGCTTCTTGGGTTAGGTGCTTTCTTAGGGTGAAGACAGGATCTGTACAGGCCTTTGATCTAacttctctcctctcccagccCTACCTGTGCCACCCCCACCTCGTCCTCACTGCTTCAGCCACCCTGGCACCTTCCATTCCCTTTTACACACCATCCTCTGTCCTATCTCAGGACCTCTGTCCATGCTTCTTCCCGAATGTTCTTCCCTCCCCTTGTGGCCTCGCTTTCATCAGCTTTCAAATGTCAGCTTGAGGACCCCTTCTTCTGGGAAGCCTTGCCTGGCCTCCCAACTTGTTCAGATCCCCTTCTTATGGGCTCTCCAAGCACTGGGTGCCCAGCCTTCACAGCCCTTGTCACATTTGCAATTTAGCATTTGTTCGTGGGATCATTTGACCAATGTGTCTCTCTCCAACTAGAATGTAAACTTGGAGAGCCTGATTGCTTCTATTCCCCATGGCCTCTGCATCGCCTagcaccaggcctggcccacagcaggtgctcagagaTTGATGGATGAGTGGCTAcatgtcattgccacagggaggcCTTGACACCTTATACCTAATAAGTACACAGgggtgggctggggagagggtCTCCTCATAGATGCCAAGGGGCCCTTAGATCCTTAAGGCCTGGGTTCTGGGCTTTCTTGGTGGACTAAAGAtggttttacttattttgtgCTGGATGGGGGACCTTAATCTCCCCTGGAGTACACATGCTGTCTGACCAGGCAGTCCTCCTGGGTCTCCATTTGTGCCCAGGCCCTGAAGCTCAAAGGCTCGACTACCATCCCCCACCTCTTTCCCCTCAGCATGGGGGTGCCGCCCTCAGCCTCACTGCTCTGCCAGCGCTCTGAGCTTGCCAACATCTCAGCTGTTGGAGTGCTGCCAGGAGTTGAGACATGCCTAGGAAGCTGCTGAGATGATGGCAGGTGGGCCCTGTGTCCTGGATGTTATTTAGGGCTGTGATATTAAAGACAGCTAAAGTCCAGACGGACCCTAGAGTCCAACACCTCACTGTTCAGGTGAGGACTTACCCACAGGTACTCAGAAGGGGCAGCCGGGCCAGGACCCACACAGGGCTTGTCACCACAGGGAAGTGAACTCTCTGAATTGGCTCCTTGCCTCCTTAGTCTGTCTGGAGTGAGGTCACTTAGGTTCACCTCAGCAGCAAAGGTCACAGGGGAAAATGCTTTAAAGAGTATAGGTGATAGAAAAACTGAGTCAGGAGTTGGTGctggggccgggggcgggggccTGGCCCAGAATATCTATATTTTAGTTATCACTCTGCCCCGACTAACCAGCTCCAttaccttgagcaagtcatttcatCTTTGGGGTCTCAGTTTACCCTTTAAAAACATGAATAGTAATCCTTGCTTCCTGCACCCCCGCAAAACACAAAACACCCTGTCCTGACGAGGTCAGCCTCATTCTGTTGGGATTGAGTGCCACTACGTACAGGCATTACTTGTTGCTATACATTTGATCCTCACGTTCACTCCGAGACTCTATTACTATTCCCTTTTCTTCAGATGAGTAATCTGAAGCTCATAACACAGTCAGTGCCACTTACCAAAAGCTTCATAGCCATTTAAAGATGGGAGTCAGGATTTGGATCTGGATCTGTCTGAGACTCTAAAGCTCTGTGCTGGGTCCAAGGCTTGGTCCCTGCCCCAAGGaacaaacaataaaaggaaaataggtTGGAAAGGGGCTTTGGAAATTGCTCCATGCCATCCCAATGCTGTTGCAGTTCGGGCTCCTGTCAGGTGTGAGGGCAGATGGAAGCTTAGGCGGAGGCCCTTTCTCCAGGAATTGTCTAGGTTCTGTGCTTCAGGTTGGGTGATGGTGGGGAAAAGCAGgcggtttgggttttttttcctttcatgagGTAGAGGAGTTTGAGGTGGAGAAGGCGTCAGGGAGATTCTGGTATTCTCAGTTTTCTTGTGCTGCTGTGCAAGCTGTTCACTGCAGGACTCTAGGAGGCACCTGTCACACTGTAGTCCAAGTGAATGGCACTCTCTAGAGCTGTGTACTACATGACCATATGTGATGGCCTTGACGATGTTCCTTAGTATGATGGCTGCATGGGAAGCCATGGTAGCAGTTAAATTACTATGTAAGCACTCAGCATTTATGTTGTCTTACCAAGTCCTCACAGTCATCCTCTGAAGTTGATACTCTTGTGATCTGCgtattggggaaactgaggctcagaggagtaGGGAaattgcccaagttcacacagcttcTTACCACTATGGGCTGCTGCCTCTGAACTCTGTTGAGGCTGAGAAAGGGGGTGTGCACATGAATAAAACCATCCCCTCtgtgtctcttttcttcctcctgccttggtcttctgCCATAGCTGGACAAGATGCTGGACCCCCAGGTGTGGCGGGAGGCAGCTACCCAGGTCTTCTTTGCCTTGGGCCTGGGCTTTGGTGGTGTCATTGCCTTCTCCAGCTACAATAAGCAGGACAACAACTGCCACTTCGATGCCGCCCTGGTGTCCTTCATCAACTTCTTCACGTCAGTGTTGGCCACCCTCGTGGTGTTTGCTGTGCTGGGCTTCAAGGCCAACATCATGAATGAGAAGTGTGTGGTCGAGTAGGTGGCATCTCTCCTCCTGTCCCTCCTTCTCCCTGTCTACCTTACCTGggagtgggcaggggtgggggcgcAGGTGTGCATGGGGAGAGAGGTCCCCTCCACTCAGACTGAGGAATGGAGATCAGAGGAGCACTCTCTGTCCCCAGCTCCGGGCCACAGGGACAAGCTCAGAGATGCCTCTGTCAGTGACCCATGAGGTTCCCACCTGGGTGCCTGGGAAGAGCCTCCAGGATCTCACCCATTGCCCACCCCTGCCTTCTTACCTGGTCCTCTCGGTTTTGTGCTGCAGGAATGCTGAGAAAATCCTAGGGTACCTTAACACCAACGTCCTGAGCCGGGACCTCATCCCACCCCACGTCAACTTCTCCCACCTGACCACAAAGGACTACATGGAGATGTACAATGTCATCATGACCGTGAAGGAGGACCAGTTCTCAGCCCTGGGCCTTGACCCCTGCCTTCTGGAGGACGAGCTGGACAAGGTGCGGGGACAGGCTGCCCTTCCCAGGACAGGCAGGAACCCAGAGAGCAGCTGTGGCCGGCGGGAGCTTGGGCTCAGGCCTCAGGATGCTGACAGGTAGTCATTAGTTTACTTGGTAAGCAAGGATCTGCTGTGTGTCCAGAGGGAGTGAAAGGGAAGAAAGGTATTGGCCAAAGTCCCTGCCCAGAGGTAGGCTTGAGCCTAGACAAGAAGTAGGGCAGACACACACCTCTCAGAAGTCACAGTAAGTGTATGGGACGATGTTTCCATTTACTGAGTGGGCTTCTCGTGCATCAGTCACTGCCACAGGTAATATACTCAGAACAGTGCCTTGACATGGTGTGCATCAAAGAAGTGTTGAAGTTAGTGTTTGCCCgttgctgtctatctcttttGACGCTCAAGACAGCTCTATGAGTTGAGTATTCATATTGTTCCCTACCTTACAGATGAGTAGCCTATGAGATGGGGGGCTTGATCAAGGTCTCATAACTAGTAAGTCAGAGAGGCAGTTAGTTGGGTCCAAATCCAGTTAGTTGGGTCCAGAGCCCATGCTCAGGATCACCTCTTGATGCTTCTGCCCCTCCCCAACCTGTCCCCATTCCAATCTCACTGCCATGATGACTCTTAGACTTTAGGGTGGTGCTGGGGGTGCTGACTCCTCCTCAGTGCTCAGGCCCATGTTAGGACACCTTGCTTCTATTTATACTTACATAGCTGGACACTTTCAAAATGACTGTTCTGTTAGAAGGGGTAACAGGAAAGGGACATACCCACAGCATCTTGGGAACCAGGCTGGAGCCAAGGCTCACATGGGGCGGAGCCAGCTCCCATCAGCCTGGGTCAACCCTGTCCTTCATGGGACTGGGGAAGGGGGTGCTTTCCCTGGGCTCTATGTTAAAAGTCAGCTCCATTGGATGGTACCATCCTAATGCTGAGGGAGCTGCATCCTACACCCCAACCCTTTCCCTGCGGATCAAGAGCAAAAGAGCCCAATCTCGGGCCCACTGCCCTGGTTTCTTCCCCAGGTAACTGGCAGCATAAAGGACCTCCCCTTTTCACATTCTCTGAAACCCTGCTCAGTTCTCATGGGCATGGCCTGGTTCTCTGAATTAAACTAGGTTTATAGCAGTGTTTTCATACAATACAACTCCGATAGCATTCAAATGACAAGATTATACACTCACTTAGTGGGGAAGAAATGTTCCCTTACAATCACTGAACATTACAGGGCAACGTGTAAGTGACAGGGGGCAGTGTGTGGTCACCTGACCCACAAGCATGGCCCAAGCATTAAAGCAGTGATTCTCTACCTTGGCTACCCATTAGAGTTCCtggggtatttttgtttgttttaaaaaaaaactctgacaCCCAGCTTCACCCCAGACCAATCCAGTCATTGTCCGTGGGGTGAGACCCAGGTGTCGGTGTTTCTAAAGGCTCCGGTGTGCTTCCATTGAGAGCCGAGGCTGAGACCACTGCATGAAGATCTGCAGTTCAGAAGTTCTGAGCTGGGAGCGGCcacagtgtggctggagcaatCAGGAAAGACATCTTAGAGGAGCAGGGTCCTGAGCTGGGTGTATTTCTAAACATGAGCATCTTCACTTGAATCACCTAAGCTCCTGGTACAACCCGTAGATTCCAGGTCCCACAGGTGAACTCCCAAGTTGGTGTTTTTGAGCTACGTCTAGGGGATTCCAATGCCTGCTAAAGTTCGAGACCCACTGGCCAAAATCAACAGGATTTAGGTGGAGGTGGGAACCCCTGTGAAAGAGGGAATAGTTATTCCAAAAGTTTgaagggcagagggaaggaaGCAGTGGGCTCCCCAGGGAGGGGTGACCTCACAGGCCCTGCTTTCCACCCCACCTTCAGTCCGTGCAGGGCACAGGCCTGGCCTTCATCGCCTTCACTGAGGCCATGACGCACTTCCCCGCCTCCCCGTTCTGGTCCGTCATGTTCTTCTTGATGCTTATCAACCTGGGCCTGGGCAGCATGATCGGGACCATGGCAGGCATCACCACGCCCATCATCGACACCTTCAAGGTGCCCAAGGAGATGTTCACAGGTaactcctccctgcccccatgcccagGCTCTGCAGGCTGCCCTTGTGGACAACAATTCCGTTCTGGCTTCTGACTGGGTCCTTCATGACCCCACACCCAGAAGGCTCCACCCCACACTGGGACACAGCTGGAGCCTGGCTGTGCCACTCAGTGATTAGCACtcacaagccaggaagagaaagcTACTTGGAAATCTGGAGCAAACATGAGCCGGGAGGCCTGCATCTAGGCCCCTTTGTTAGTTCACTTGCCCCTCTCCCCAAGGGCCTGCTGAGTCGTCTTGGGAAGTGGGTGCTGAGTCGTCTTGGGCAGGGGCACTCACTGGCCTTGCGCCCTGTTCCATCTTTGTCACTCCAGTCCCGGGCTGTGTCCACAGTTCCCTTCGGGGTTTGCTGCGTTGATCTAGGGCCCATAGAGGGATACCTCTCATCTGCATCCCTAAAGCGGGGTATCTTTCTGTTCtcaagtggggaaactgaggtggagAAAAAGACTGGTAACAATCAGATGAATCATTTAAGTTAAATACAGCAATTAAGTAGCGCACCTGCCAcgggccaggccctgtgctggggcaGAGGCATGGGATGAAAGTTAGACACAACGCCTTCCTCAGGTGCTCCCCGACTAGTAGAGCGGGGCTCAGAACCTGAGCATCTGGATCCCTCGTGCAGGACTGAGCCTGCTGGCAGGAGGGCTGCAGGCATGCTTTGGGGAGGGATGTGATGGGAGGGGCCTGGGTGCCCCCGAGACCCCCAGGGCCCTGCCCACCCTGCACCTTTGCCCCCAAACCGGCCTCCCGGCTCTCTGTAGTGGGCTGCTGTGTCTTTGCATTCCTCGTGGGGCTGTTGTTCGTCCAGCGCTCCGGAAACTACTTTGTCACCATGTTCGATGACTACTCGGCCACCCTGCCACTCACTCTCATCGTCATCCTTGAGAACATCGCTGTGGCCTGGATTTATGGAACCAAGAAGTAAGAGGAACATGGGGGAAAggtgggatgggaggaggggtCTGTCCTATCATGACTCCCTGGAGAGGCAGATCATAGAGTCacaatggcagagctgaaagTGCCCTTACGGATCATTTAGGGAAACTGAGGTGTAGTGCAAGGACATGGCTGCCTAAGGCCACTTGTCCAGGGAGAAACAGAGCCAGTCTGAGGACTGGGTGTCCTGGGTGCAGGTCCTGGCATCATCCTTAAATTACCACAGCACCTTTCCTGGGTACCAACTCTTCAGAACTCTGTTAAGTTTTTGTGAAGGGCTTAGTGGGTCTACAAGAGGCCCTTGCCCTCCAAGAACGTGTAGACTTCAGCAGCCTGGTTCACAATTGTAAGGGCCTAGATAGGGGTATGAGATGAGGTATGATTTTGGCCCCAAGTTTGGGGTTGTGCAGGGTAAGAGGATTCAGCTCTAAGAAAGGATTGGGTCTCACAGCCTAGGCCTAGGGCAGTTGTACACTTACTGTAAACTCTTGGCCTCATCCCTCATGTTAGGGCAAATACGTGTTCCCAGGAGTTCTAGAACTAGGTCTCTCTGACTCACTCAGCATCGACCATGACCACATTGTCCTTGTCCTTGGCAAGACCCACCTCCACTAACCCACTTGGTCTGACCCTCCCTGATGCCTGGACCTGGTTTGGCAGTGGGGCTCTTTCACAGGGGCCGTCTGCTTCCTAGGAGAGCACAGGAGGGGACAGGGAGTGGGGGGAAGGACACTCCTCTGCTTCCACCTGCTGTGGGCCAGGGCTGTAAGACACTGCCACAAAGGactctggctgatttttgtgtccTGGACTCCTTCGGCAGTCTGGTGATGTCCCTGTATGTTACTTTAAATGCATAAGATAAAATGTGTAGGGTTATATAAGAAACTTATTATAttgaaaaatagcaaaatatcatttaaaatttgtGATATAGTAATGTATGAgcactttatttttaatgcattgttACAAGATCTAGCTATAGATCTAATAACAGTGGTAACTTTGAAGTAGTGATGAAAATCAGCGATGACTCAATATTTTCAATAACTGGGAtgtaatatgaaaatatctgtAATCTATTGGTGACAGTCACAGGTATTGTTAATACTACTGTGTTTGCTTGCATTCATAATATAATAGAAAGTAATGCAAGATTTTAGTTAGCGGTTATTGAGGTAAAGATGATTCTTTTGTATGCCATTCAAGCACAAGCCTGCCTGCCTTCCAGAATTCTGCTCACCCCTTGGTGAGAAACCCCTGAGTCAGGGCAGCTCTCTACCTTTGGACTCTAGAGAAGTGCACTTCTACTGCTTTTCCAGCAGGGGGAGCCTTCAGCCAGGCCAGTGTGAAAGGGCTAGGCCCCTCCCTGAACACACAAGCTGTCTATACATAAAACAGACGTGCACCTGCCCAGGGTGTGTCTGGTGGGCCCTATCATATCTCTGGATGGGGTATGATGTGACGGAATCAGAAGAGGTTAGAGGAGGACAGTAGAGCCTTCCCAGAGGCCAGCCAGACCACACACAATGAGCACTGAATGTGAAGAATAGAAGAGCCCAGGAGGGAGGGACTGGGAAACGAAGACTTTCTGGAGGAGATGGTGATGGGGGAAGAGGGAGGTGTGACTGAGGGATGCCAACTGCTGGACCCTCTGCTATGCCTGGCAGGTTCATGCAGGAGCTGACGGAGATGCTGGGCTTCCGCCCCTACCGCTTCTATTTCTACATGTGGAAGTTCGTGTCTCCACTATGCATGGCTGTGCTCACCACAGCCAGCATCATCCAGCTGGGGGTCACGCCCCCGGGCTACAGCGCCTGGATCAAGGAGGAGGTGAGGGGTGGGGCCCCAAACCCCAGGGACATTTGCATCTTCTCAGGCCTTGAATGCAACCACTGATAGGGATACACCTTTCTAGGGCagctgctatgtgccaggccttgCCAGGTGCCTCACACCTAAACCGCAATCTTACAACAAGCCAAAGACAGAGGTGGCATCATCCCTGTAGCACAAACGGGGACACcgaggctcagaaagattaatGCACTTATCCAGTCTTTCTAACCCATATTCTCTCTCCATGCCTGTGGAGTGGAATTAGTCCATTTTATAGTAGGAGAAACCACCCTAGACCCTTTCACCAAGGTGACCAGGTAAACCCCCATCCTtggctgtgcctggccaggatggtgggaggggagaggagtggAAGGCCATGGGTGAGGGCAGGAGAGCAGTCTTGGAGGGCCTGGGCGGGGAGGGCTGTCACAGTGCCGGCAGCAGCCCTTAAGGCAGCCCACCCGCAGGCTGCCGAGCGCTACCTGTATTTCCCCAACTGGGCCATGGCACTCCTGATCACCCTCATCGTCGTGGCGACGCTGCCCATCCCTGTGGTGTTCGTCCTGCGGCACTTCCACCTGCTCTCTGATGGCTCCAACACCCTCTCCGTGTCCTACAAGAAGGGCCGCATGATGAAGGACATCTCCAACCTGGAGGAGAACGATGAGACCCGCTTCATCCTCAGCAAGGTGCCCAGTGAGGCACCTTCCCCCATGCCCACTCACCGTTCCTATCTGGGGCCCGGCAGCACATCACCCCTGGAGACCAGCGGTAACCCCAATGGACGCTATGGGAGCGGCTACCTGCTGGCCAGCACCCCTGAGTCGGAGCTGTGACCACTGCCCAAGCCCTGCCCGCCTCTCCCCCCACGCTCAACCTGCCCACTTGTCCAGGCCTGGCCTCTTTCTTGAGGTGGCCACCAGGCCCAGGCCAGGCCCTTTGCCCAAGAAGAGAGGGTCTGCCCTGCCTCACTCCCCTCTTCAGTCCCAGTAGACTCTGCTCCCTAGCCCTGAGCAGGAGGCTGGGAGCAGCTCTGTTTCCTAATTCAGGACCCCACTCATCTAGCCCTCCAAGAGCCTCCGCCAAATTGTAGCCATGTAATTGGAACAACCCATAAGGCCTGCTTCCCAGTCCATGGGAGATTCCAAGTGGCCACTGCAGGAGTCActcacctccctctctccctgtaaCTTGCCACCTGCAGTTCTTAGGGCTGTGGGGTCAGATGGTGGTGGTGAGAGGCcttggggctggggaaggagagtgGACTTTGGCTCACTCTGCCATGAGAACAGGACACCATCCTGCCCAGCCCAGACGGGGTTGCTCCTGGTCCAAGAGGCTACCTGCTCCAAGGCGGAGGGTGGGAGCAGGTGTGCCAGGGCTCAGGGCTCAGACTTGGGAGGGCCTAGGCAGAAGCCCCAAGTTCTGTTTTCTGAGGTATGTGCTGCCCTTGGCTTCAGCATGAGCCTTGGTAGCAGAAGGTGAGGAACCTCCTCTGCCCTGGTCCCTGGGTGGAATCTTCCCATGTCCTTGGCCCTGcctggggtgtgtggtgtgtgctccTGCATCTTGTCTGGGAGTGCAGTGACCGGGACCAGAACCTTCCCCACCTCAATTAGGGCTTAGCCATCTCCCTGTCCCCAgcacccctccccagcccacagtGGTGGCCTCTGCCTCTTTCCTGGAGAGAGAAGGACAGTGCACGGAGAGGTTTCCAGAGCACAAATTGTTGGTTCCTAGCACAAATTAGATGGTTTGGAGCACAATGGTGAAGCAcactcccctccctcctcacctGGGGTCCAATGTTCTGTCTAGTGGCAGCTTTTCCCCTGGAACAGGGGTCCCTGGAGTTCACAGGCTTATCCCCAGGAAGCCTCACTCCTGGGGAAAGACAGATAATTTCACTGCCCCTTTGAGCCACCACTCACTCTCCTTATTACACAAGCACAGCCGCCCAGTGTGCACATCATGTGCAGACACCTTGGAAACCTTTCCCAAGCCTTCCTGGCCCACAGTGGCCAGTGCCATAGGCAGTGCTGTGGACAGTAGAGGCTGCCAAAGGCAAGGGCTGGTCTTCAGGATGGAGGCCAGCCTGTGCAGAAGGCTGCAGCTGACAACAGCGACCCCACCTGCCATTACCTTCAGGGCCTCCTCTGGAAGAGAACCCATTCTCAGAGTGCAGCCAGGGAGGAACCTGACCCAAGAGTAAATGTCTgcagagagatggatggatggatggatagatggatggatgggttggggagtgggggtggatggatggatagatggatggatggatggatggatgggttggggggtgggggtggatggatagatggatggatggatggacggatggggtgggggaaggaaggaaaggagggagaaaggagggaataCTGGCTCCATCTTTGAGAGCTCTGGTGGGCAGGGCAGAAACAGGCCACAGTGCTCAACCCGGACACCCTCA
Protein-coding regions in this window:
- the SLC6A17 gene encoding sodium-dependent neutral amino acid transporter SLC6A17 → MPKNSKVTQREHSSEHVTESVADLLALEEPVDYKQSVLNVAGEAGGKQKAVEEELDAEDRPAWNSKLQYILAQIGFSVGLGNIWRFPYLCQKNGGGAYLVPYLVLLIIIGIPLFFLELAVGQRIRRGSIGVWHYICPRLGGIGFSSCIVCLFVGLYYNVIIGWSIFYFFKSFQYPLPWSECPVVRNGSVAVVEAECEKSSATTYFWYREALDISDSISESGGLNWKMTLCLLVAWSIVGMAVVKGIQSSGKVMYFSSLFPYVVLACFLVRGLLLRGAVDGILHMFTPKLDKMLDPQVWREAATQVFFALGLGFGGVIAFSSYNKQDNNCHFDAALVSFINFFTSVLATLVVFAVLGFKANIMNEKCVVENAEKILGYLNTNVLSRDLIPPHVNFSHLTTKDYMEMYNVIMTVKEDQFSALGLDPCLLEDELDKSVQGTGLAFIAFTEAMTHFPASPFWSVMFFLMLINLGLGSMIGTMAGITTPIIDTFKVPKEMFTVGCCVFAFLVGLLFVQRSGNYFVTMFDDYSATLPLTLIVILENIAVAWIYGTKKFMQELTEMLGFRPYRFYFYMWKFVSPLCMAVLTTASIIQLGVTPPGYSAWIKEEAAERYLYFPNWAMALLITLIVVATLPIPVVFVLRHFHLLSDGSNTLSVSYKKGRMMKDISNLEENDETRFILSKVPSEAPSPMPTHRSYLGPGSTSPLETSGNPNGRYGSGYLLASTPESEL